The following proteins come from a genomic window of Geminicoccaceae bacterium SCSIO 64248:
- a CDS encoding TetR/AcrR family transcriptional regulator: MGRPREFDADEVLDKALEVFWRKGYEATSLSDLTEAMGITRPSLYAAFGNKESLFCKALERYVASRRALVIEAMALPTCREAVERVLLDAAAGLTDPCSPPGCLTVHGALACGSAAESIRDQLSSKREDFEVRLRNRLLQAEAEGDLPPGTDVDDLARYVATIAQGMSVQASGGADRAELERTVRIAMQAWPVGTNGG, translated from the coding sequence ATGGGACGTCCCCGCGAATTCGACGCCGACGAGGTGCTCGATAAGGCGCTCGAGGTCTTCTGGCGCAAGGGGTATGAAGCCACGTCGCTGTCGGACCTGACCGAGGCCATGGGCATCACACGGCCCAGCCTGTACGCCGCGTTCGGCAACAAGGAATCGTTGTTCTGCAAGGCGCTCGAGCGCTACGTCGCAAGCCGGCGGGCGTTGGTCATCGAAGCCATGGCGCTGCCGACCTGCCGGGAGGCGGTCGAACGCGTGCTGCTCGACGCAGCCGCGGGACTGACCGACCCCTGCTCGCCGCCGGGTTGCCTGACCGTGCACGGCGCGCTGGCCTGCGGCTCGGCCGCCGAGTCCATTCGCGACCAGCTGTCGTCGAAACGCGAGGATTTCGAGGTCCGCCTCCGGAACCGCCTCCTGCAGGCCGAGGCGGAAGGCGACCTGCCACCCGGCACGGATGTCGACGATCTCGCTCGCTACGTCGCGACCATCGCGCAGGGCATGTCCGTGCAGGCATCGGGGGGCGCCGACCGGGCCGAGCTCGAGCGGACGGTGCGGATCGCGATGCAGGCCTGGCCGGTCGGCACGAACGGCGGCTGA
- a CDS encoding efflux RND transporter periplasmic adaptor subunit: MTTSVHVDIYTERYRCWMDHVSVAPRSARTTDLPSSPRPGIRPVHGLSRARHRNSKRSARFMRRPQVVAAGELHVRSRPATVAEFRVMTKIASRSRLWGAGLTILSAAAIGGGAVFLQARHIAQADSAAETQPQATPVSIATVESRNASTWNAFSGRLEAVERVEVRSRVAGAVLAAHFREGALVKAGDLLVTIDPAPFQAEVDRAKAEVTSAEARVTFAQSELERGRKLYGTRAVSASTLDERTNAQREAEAALQAARAALQSAQLNLDYTQVRAPVSGRVGKIEITQGNLIAAGPNAPVLTTLVSTDPIYASFNADEAIVVRALADLPVTADGVRPIDLIPVRMGTVTSPDGAYTGQLQLIDNQVDAASGTVRVRAEFANPDGKLIPGQFARIEMGQSVTEPLLAINERAVGTDQDKRFVLVVDDANHAVYREVKLGTSLDGLRVVTDGLAAGERIVVNGLQRIRPGAVLAPETVAMDTLQPIENDSTAIAQR, translated from the coding sequence TTGACAACATCTGTCCACGTCGACATCTATACCGAGCGATATAGATGTTGGATGGACCATGTCAGCGTCGCTCCTCGAAGTGCCCGTACGACGGATTTGCCGTCATCCCCCCGTCCAGGCATCCGGCCGGTCCATGGGCTGAGCCGGGCCAGGCACCGCAATTCCAAACGATCCGCACGGTTCATGCGGCGACCGCAGGTCGTCGCAGCCGGCGAGCTTCATGTCCGATCAAGGCCGGCAACGGTCGCGGAGTTCCGAGTCATGACCAAAATCGCATCCCGAAGCCGTCTCTGGGGCGCCGGTCTCACCATCCTGTCTGCGGCCGCCATCGGCGGCGGAGCCGTATTCCTGCAGGCGCGGCACATCGCCCAGGCCGATAGCGCGGCGGAGACGCAGCCGCAAGCGACCCCCGTCTCGATCGCCACGGTCGAGTCCCGCAACGCCTCGACCTGGAACGCGTTTTCCGGCCGGCTCGAGGCGGTCGAGCGCGTCGAGGTCCGCTCGCGGGTGGCCGGCGCCGTTCTGGCCGCGCATTTTCGCGAGGGCGCGCTGGTCAAGGCCGGCGACCTCCTCGTCACGATCGATCCGGCGCCGTTTCAGGCGGAGGTCGATCGCGCCAAGGCCGAGGTGACCTCGGCGGAAGCCCGCGTGACCTTCGCGCAGAGTGAACTCGAGCGCGGCCGCAAGCTCTACGGCACACGCGCGGTCTCGGCCAGCACCCTCGACGAGCGCACCAATGCGCAGCGCGAGGCGGAGGCGGCGTTGCAGGCGGCACGCGCCGCCCTGCAATCGGCGCAGCTCAATCTCGACTACACCCAGGTTCGCGCGCCGGTCAGCGGGCGGGTCGGCAAGATCGAGATCACCCAGGGCAACCTGATCGCGGCCGGGCCGAACGCGCCCGTCCTGACGACGCTCGTCTCGACCGATCCGATCTACGCGAGCTTCAACGCGGATGAGGCCATCGTCGTCCGGGCGCTCGCGGACCTCCCCGTCACCGCCGACGGCGTGCGCCCGATCGATCTGATCCCGGTGCGCATGGGCACGGTGACGAGCCCGGACGGCGCCTACACGGGGCAACTCCAGCTCATCGACAACCAGGTCGACGCGGCGAGCGGCACCGTCCGCGTGCGCGCCGAGTTCGCCAATCCCGACGGCAAGCTCATCCCCGGACAGTTCGCCCGGATCGAGATGGGCCAATCCGTCACCGAGCCGTTGCTGGCCATCAACGAGCGGGCGGTCGGCACCGATCAGGACAAGCGGTTCGTCCTCGTGGTCGACGACGCGAATCACGCCGTCTATCGCGAGGTCAAGCTGGGCACGTCGCTCGACGGCCTGCGCGTCGTGACGGACGGCCTTGCCGCCGGCGAGCGCATCGTCGTGAACGGCTTGCAGCGCATCCGCCCCGGCGCCGTCCTGGCGCCCGAGACGGTGGCGATGGACACGTTGCAGCCGATCGAGAACGACTCCACCGCGATCGCGCAGCGCTGA